In Erpetoichthys calabaricus chromosome 2, fErpCal1.3, whole genome shotgun sequence, a genomic segment contains:
- the LOC127526791 gene encoding uncharacterized protein LOC127526791, which produces MYKCPLCKKKGDYSIMQSHLQSHEDHVVNYAGFTIYRCNTGCVTSGHFHCCLCLKVIVKRQRFLTHLQKCQKLVTPMPTRQTTPAVPTRENIPSTSPKETVPSIATINVSSAAPVTSFRGSQILQHAKEKKIFCSFCNLRLYKKNLKLHIKRQHSSTNIEINEYNRLPSVCIDSRRGIFAVAKTSTGPRYPIHVQKCTWGAKHVVICELEKCKQASEFSQRSGFMGFECFRLRSLAFSPVTAMPDITLQEEVLTRMIQAKWFGKETMKTCLHHKQMAETQQTPLSKEISLGE; this is translated from the exons ATGTACAAGTGCCCACTTTGCAAAAAGAAAGGAGACTATAGCATCATGCAGTCTCACCTTCAGAGCCATGAAGACCATGTTGTAAATTATGCAG GTTTTACTATCTACAGATGCAACACAGGGTGTGTCACAAGTGGCCATTTCCATTGTTGTTtgtgtttaaaagtcattgtcaaaAGACAAAGGTTTTTAACTCActtacaaaaatgtcaaaaattggTCACACCCATGCCCACTAGACAGACTACCCCCGCTGTGCCCACCAGAGAGAATATCCCCAGTACTTCTCCCAAAGAGACTGTGCCCTCCATTGCTACAATCAATGTCAGTTCAGCAGCGCCTGTCACTAGTTTTAGAGGATCACAAATTCTACAACATGCAAAAGAGAAGAAGATATTTTGTTCCTTTTGTAATTTGAGGTTGTACAAGAAAAATCTCAAGTTACATATAAAAAGACAACATTCCTCAACAAAcattgaaataaatgaatataacagGCTTCCTTCGGTTTGTATTGATTCTAGAAGGGGCATTTTTGCAGTGGCAAAAACTTCCACTGGACCTAGATACCCCATTCATGTTCAAAAGTGCACATGGGGAGCTAAACATGTTGTGATCTGTGAGTTAGAGAAATGCAAACAAGCATCAGAATTTTCTCAAAGGAGTGGATTCATGGGATTTGAATGCTTCCGTCTGAGGTCTTTGGCCTTCTCTCCAGTTACTGCTATGCCAGACATTACACTTCAGGAAGAAGTATTAACTAGAATGATACAAGCAAAATGGTTTGGTAAAGAGacaatgaaaacatgtttacatCATAAACAGATGGCAGAAACACAGCAGACGCCATTAAGTAAAGAGATTTCTCTTGGagaataa